From the genome of Homo sapiens chromosome 6 genomic scaffold, GRCh38.p14 alternate locus group ALT_REF_LOCI_4 HSCHR6_MHC_MANN_CTG1, one region includes:
- the C6orf15 gene encoding uncharacterized protein C6orf15 precursor: MQGRVAGSCAPLGLLLVCLHLPGLFARSIGVVEEKVSQNLGTNLPQLGQPSSTGPSNSEHPQPALDPRSNDLARVPLKLSVPASDGFPPAGGSAVQRWPPSWGLPAMDSWPPEDPWQMMAAAAEDRLGEALPEELSYLSSAAALAPGSGPLPGESSPDATGLSPKASLLHQDSESRRLPRSNSLGAGGKILSQRPPWSLIHRVLPDHPWGTLNPSVSWGGGGPGTGWGTRPMPHPEGIWGINNQPPGTSWGNINRYPGGSWGNINRYPGGSWGNINRYPGGSWGNIHLYPGINNPFPPGVLRPPGSSWNIPAGFPNPPSPRLQWG, from the exons ATGCAGGGCCGCGTGGCAGGGAGCTGCGCTCCTCTGGGCCTGCTCCTGGTCTGTCTTCATCTCCCAG GCCTCTTTGCCCGGAGCATCGGTGTTGTGGAGGAGAAAGTTTCCCAAAACTTGGGGACCAACTTGCCTCAGCTCGGACAACCTTCCTCCACTGGCCCCTCTAACTCTGAACATCCGCAGCCCGCTCTGGACCCTAGGTCTAATGACTTGGCAAGGGTTCCTCTGAAGCTCAGCGTGCCTGCATCAGATGGCTTCCCACCTGCAGGAGGTTCTGCAGTGCAGAGGTGGCCTCCATCGTGGGGGCTGCCTGCCATGGATTCCTGGCCCCCTGAGGATCCTTGGCAGATGATGGCTGCTGCGGCTGAGGACCGCCTGGGGGAAGCGCTGCCTGAAGAACTCTCTTACCTCTCCAGTGCTGCGGCCCTCGCTCCGGGCAGTGGCCCTTTGCCTGGGGAGTCTTCTCCCGATGCCACAGGCCTCTCACCCAAGGCTTCACTCCTCCACCAGGACTCGGAGTCCAGACGACTGCCCCGTTCTAATTCACTGGGAGCCGGGGGAAAAATCCTTTCCCAACGCCCTCCCTGGTCTCTCATCCACAGGGTTCTGCCTGATCACCCCTGGGGTACCCTGAATCCCAGTGTgtcctggggaggtggaggccctGGGACTGGTTGGGGAACGAGGCCCATGCCACACCCTGAGGGAATCTGGGGTATCAATAATCAACCCCCAGGTACCAGCTGGGGAAATATTAATCGGTATCCAGGAGGCAGCTGGGGAAATATTAATCGGTATCCAGGAGGCAGCTGGGGGAATATTAATCGGTATCCAGGAGGCAGCTGGGGGAATATTCATCTATACCCAGGTATCAATAACCCATTTCCTCCTGGAGTCCTCCGCCCTCCTGGCTCTTCTTGGAACATCCCAGCTGGCTTCCCTAATCCTCCAAGCCCTAGGTTGCAGTGGGGCTAG
- the CDSN gene encoding corneodesmosin precursor (The RefSeq protein has 4 substitutions compared to this genomic sequence): MGSSRAPWMGRVGGHGMMALLLAGLLLPGTLAKSIGTFSDPCKDPTRITSPNDPCLTGKGDSSGFSSYSGSSSSGSSISSARSSGGGSSGSSSGSSIAQGGSAGSFKPGTGYSQVSYSSGSGSSLQGASGSSQLGSSSSHSGNSGSHSGSSSSHSSSSSSFQFSSSSFQVGNGSALPTNDNSYRGILNPSQPGQSSSSSQTFGVSSSGQSVSSNQRPCSSDIPDSPCSGGPIVSHSGPYIPSSHSVSGGQRPVVVVVDQHGSGAPGVVQGPPCSNGGLPGKPCPPITSVDKSYGGYEVVGGSSDSYLVPGMTYSKGKIYPVGYFTKENPVKGSPGVPSFAAGPPISEGKYFSSNPIIPSQSAASSAIAFQPVGTGGVQLCGGGSTGSKGPCSPSSSRVPSSSSISSSSGLPYHPCGSASQSPCSPPGTGSFSSSSSSQSSGKIILQPCGSKSSSSGHPCMSVSSLTLTGGPDGSPHPDPSAGAKPCGSSSAGKIPCRSIRDILAQVKPLGPQLADPEVFLPQGELLNSP, encoded by the coding sequence GGACCTTGGCTAAGAGCATTGGCACCTTCTCAGACCCCTGTAAGGACCCCACGCGTATCACCTCCCCTAACGACCCCTGCCTCACTGGGAAGGGTGACTCCAGCGGCTTCAGTAGCTACAGTGGCTCCAGCAGTTCTGGCAGCTCCATTTCCAGTGCCAGAAGCTCTGGTGGTGGCTCCAGTGGTAGCTCCAGCGGATCCAGCATTGCCCAGGGTGGTTCTGCAGGATCTTTTAAGCCAGGAACGGGGTATTCCCAGGTCAGCTACTCCTCCGGATCTGGCTCTAGTCTACAAGGTGCATCCGGTTCCTCCCAGCTGGGGAGCAGCAGCTCTCACTCGGGAAGCAGCGGCTCTCACTCGGGAAGCAGCAGCTCTCATtcgagcagcagcagcagctttcagttcagcagcagcagcttccAAGTAGGGAATGGCTCTGCTCTGCCAACCAATGACAACTCTTACCGCGGAATACTAAACCCTTCCCAGCCTGGACAAAGCTCTTCCTCTTCCCAAACCTCTGGGGTATCCAGCAGTGGCCAAAGCGTCAGCTCCAACCAGCGTCCCTGTAGTTCGGACATCCCCGACTCTCCCTGCAGTGGAGGGCCCATCGTCTCGCACTCTGGCCCCTACATCCCCAGCTCCCACTCTGTGTCAGGGGGTCAgaggcctgtggtggtggtggtggaccAGCACGGTTCTGGTGCCCCTGGAGTGGTTCAAGGTCCCCCCTGTAGCAATGGTGGCCTTCCAGGCAAGCCCTGTCCCCCAATCACCTCTGTAGACAAATCCTATGGTGGCTACGAGGTGGTGGGTGGCTCCTCTGACAGTTATCTGGTTCCAGGCATGACCTACAGTAAGGGTAAAATCTATCCTGTGGGCTACTTCACCAAAGAGAACCCTGTGAAAGGCTCTCCAGGGGTCCCTTCCTTTGCAGCTGGGCCCCCCATCTCTGAGGGCAAATACTTCTCCAGCAACCCCATCATCCCCAGCCAGTCGGCAGCTTCCTCGGCCATTGCGTTCCAGCCAGTGGGGACTGGTGGGGTCCAGCTCTGTGGAGGCGGCTCCACGGGCTCCAAGGGACCCTGCTCTCCCTCCAGTTCTCGAGTCCCCAGCAGTTCTAGCATTTCCAGCAGCTCCGGTTCACCCTACCATCCCTGCGGCAGTGCTTCCCAGAGCCCCTGCTCCCCACCAGGCACCGGCTCCTTCAGCAGCAGCTCCAGTTCCCAATCGAGTGGCAAAATCATCCTTCAGCCTTGTGGCAGCAAGTCCAGCTCTTCTGGTCACCCTTGCATGTCTGTCTCCTCCTTGACACTGACTGGGGGCCCCGATGGCTCTCCCCATCCTGATCCCTCCGCTGGTGCCAAGCCCTGTGGCTCCAGCAGTGCTGGAAAGATCCCCTGCCGCTCCATCCGGGATATCCTAGCCCAAGTGAAGCCTCTGGGGCCCCAGCTAGCTGACCCTGAAGTTTTCCTACCCCAAGGAGAGTTACTCGACAGTCCATAA